The following coding sequences lie in one Rutidosis leptorrhynchoides isolate AG116_Rl617_1_P2 chromosome 6, CSIRO_AGI_Rlap_v1, whole genome shotgun sequence genomic window:
- the LOC139852473 gene encoding uncharacterized protein, with amino-acid sequence MAFASKSFFFMVLLCLLLLLQVTDVFSLEENTLSCCSSMKENSNRKLLMMVNGLEAKEAVLKIDGKGKNEDDESWELRAAPLGPDPLHHHGADPKPRTP; translated from the exons ATGGCTTTTGCATCAAAATCATTCTTCTTCATGGTTCTATTGTGCTTGCTTCTTCTCCTACAAGTCACTG ATGTGTTCAGTCTTGAAGAAAATACCCTCTCTTGTTGCTCCTCCATGAAGGAAAATAGTAACAGaaag TTATTGATGATGGTGAATGGCTTGGAAGCAAAGGAAGCAGTTTTGAAGATTGATGGCAAGGGTAAGAATGAGGATGATGAGAGTTGGGAACTAAGGGCAGCACCATTGGGTCCGGACCCACTTCACCATCATGGTGCTGACCCCAAACCAAGAACTCCTTGA